GAAAGGCTGCTGTAGGAATCCTAGAAGCAGGGAGGTAGTCCTGGGGCTTCCAGGTAGCCTTTGTTTGTGTCTCACAGCAGGTGTTGCAGGCAGGAAGGGGGACTGTGCCCAGTATTTTACCCCCAAGTCTGTGGTGGATCCAGGATGGATTTTAATATTAAGGCCAGTCTTGTTCCTTGGCCCATTCCATTCAGCCATAAGGGCTTTAGGAGCAATGGAGGTCtcagccccagggattaggagcACTCTGTGATGAAAGGATTCCAGGAGGAGATGTGCTTTGGCACTTCCCTACCCCTCCAGTTCTGTCAAAGGCAATTCCAAGGTCTCCGGAGCTCATAAGCTGCTGAGAACTCTGGCCTCTCTGCGTCTCTGTAGGCAGAGTGGAAAGGCCTCAACATCTCATAGCCATGCACACTGTGGGGTTGGCTGCCTGCGAGGGGAGGTGTACAGGAGACTTGGCCAGCCTGAGGCCACCTGGACTGTATTCCCTGATGTGCTCTGTGACTATACCTGGTAGAGCACGGGTCCTGGATGGGGATGGGAGTCTAGGGGTCCAGCCAGTCACTTCACGGTGATGTCAGACAGTGGAACAGGAACCAGTACAGCCTGGGAACTGCTGCTGAACAGCTTTGTGTCCCATTGCCACGTCAGGTGCTCTTTGCTCAGCAAACACCCCAggacccctcctcttcctgctctcTCTTCCCATGCTTGGGCCTTTTCTTCTCTCGGAGGAGTGGTATCCTGGGGATTGACCATATAACTAACCCTGGAAATCCAGGGCAGCCTAGCATACACGGCTTGAGAGCCCCATAGGGAGAAGTGGGTGCAGAGCTCTTCTGCTGGCATGGgaatcctccctgctcccttgggCTGTTCTCTGTGGGTGCTAACTTTCAgtgctgccctcccccaccccccccgctgGGCTTCTTGTGTTGCTGCAGCTGTGAGCCAGGCATCCCCCCTAACATGCTGATGGTTTTTCAGATGAGACCAGTAACCAGAGCTCCTTATCGGACGTTTACCAGCTCAAGGTCGACAGCAGCCCAAACTCGAGCCTCAGCCCCCAACAGAGCGAGTCAATGAGTCCTGCACATACGTCCGACTTCCGCACGGACGATTCGCAGCCACCTACACTGGGGCAGGAGATCCTGGAAGGTATGATGCGGCCAGCTGCACTGGGAGAGGAGATGCTGGCGGGGGCGGGCCCTGAGGAAGGTGCAGTTCAGCCAGCCATTCTGGGCCTGGTGAGCCCTGGGAGAAGCACAGTGCAGCTGCGCATGATGGGCTGGGTGAGTTTCTGCTCCTTGCCCCGGGAGGGCATTTGCTGCCATGTTCCTGTGCAGGAAGCATGGCTGGGCATGTTTGGAGCAGCACTGCTATGTTAATGCTGCTGCATGTCCAACACGGTGCTGGCTTTTCCTAGGCCTCTCTGTGGTGCAAGGGCAGCAGAGACCTGAATGCCCTGTAGGCATGGTGCTCCCCACTGAGTCCTGGGAGTGTTGTGCCTGCAGGCAAAGGGGCAGTAGCTGGCTGGCTCACTTGGTGAGGCCAGGCAGAGCTCTTGCTGCTAACATCAGGCTCACGGGGCCAACACATCCGtaatcctctcccttcccttccagagCCCTGCTTGCCTCCCTCGGAAGTTGCAGATGAGCCTCCCACTCTCACGAAGGAGGAGCCTGTCCCTCTTGAGACTCAGGTAAGGGGAAGGGGAACCAGAGCCTTCCCTACATATGTACAGGCGCAAACTACACCCTTCATCCCTCTGGTGCAttgactctgaaacctaacaATGGCACATGATGTGTCAGCATTATGAACTGTTTCACTGCTGCTCGTTTGAGCAGAAGCATCCAGCTAATATACTTTCCCCACagtcttgggctgccctctgcccAGCTTCTCCAACTGTTTCTGTGCTGCAGTTTTGAGCTGTGAGTGCCAAAATCGATAGTGCCTGGAAAactgaaaatgtggggacagcCTGAAAGAATCACAATAAATATCCCGGGTCattgccctgagcctgctgttcTTATCAGGTGTAGTTCATTAAAATGCTTCCCTGTGTCAGGTCATTGGAGCTGCCCCAACCAGAGGCCTGGCCTCAGAAGTGCGAGCATTTGCCGTGGAGTGTCCTGGGCCTTGAATCCAGGCATGGCACTGCTGGGAGCAAGCCCGTGCTGTTGGTGCCACTTGTGGCCCAGGCAGGATGCTATGGGCCGCTGAACCTCATGGTCAGAAAGTAGCCTCTGCCCTTCTCTTCAGTGCTGTTGGCTCCCTGTGAGCAGAGACCCCAGGGCCATGGCAGAGTTGtgcgcagagctgggagctgcatCCCGCATCGCCCATGACCTCTGCTTTCCTGCTATTCCAGGAAACTGAAGAGGAGGATTCTGGGGCGCCGCCTCTGAAGAGATTTTGTGCTGATCAGAACTCTGTGTGCCACACAGcctcggagagctagggatggGCCCCTCCCGccagctcctccccacccaccccaccccgctgCAGAGCCCTCTCCTGGGACCGGCCCCTCCTgtcagtcctgcctgcagagccGGCCTGCCCTTCCCAGAGATaggcccctcctgccagccccctgcAGAGCCAGTCTGCCTTCCTCAGGGATGGGCCCCTCCCGCCAGCCCCCCGCAGAGCCAGTCTGCCTTCCCCAGGGATGGGCCCCTCCCGCCAGCCCCCCGCAGAGCCAGTCTGCCCTCCCCAGGGATGGGCCCCTCCCGCCAGCCCCCCACAGAGCCAGTCTGCCCTCCCCAGGGACGGGCCCCTCCCACCAGCCCCCCGCAGAGCTGGTCTGGCCTCCCCAGGGATGGGCCCCTCCCGCCAGGCCCCAGCAGAGCCGGTCTGCCCTCCCCAGGGATGGGTGCCTCCTTCCAGCCCCCCGCATGGCTGGCCTGCCCTCCCCAGGAATGGGCCCCTACCACCAGCCCCCCGTCCTGCCACAGTGCCCGCCAACCCTATCCAGGGATGGGTCCCTCCTGGCAGCCCCCCACAGAGCCAGCCTGCCGTCCCCAGGGACAGCCCTCCCCGCCCTCCTCACCcctctgagcctgcctgcccttcccGGGGACAGGCCCCTTCCACCAGCCCTGTGCAGAGCCTGTCTGCCCTCCCCAGGGATGGGCCCCTCCCACTAGCTTTCCGCAGAGCCGGCCTGCCCTCCCCAAGAATGGGCCTCTCCCGGCAGCCCCCCGCAGAACCAGCCTGCCCTCCCCAGGGGCAGCCCTTCCTtcacccccagagccagcctgCCCTCCCCAGGGACGGGCCCATCCCAGCAGCCCCCCACAGAGCCAGCCTGATCTCCCCAGGGACGGGCACCTCTCTCCAGCCCCCCACAGAGCCCACCTGCCCTCTCCAGGGATGGGCCTCTCCCACCAGCTCCCCGCAGAGCCAGCCTGCCCTCCCCAGGGATGGGCCCCTCCCGCCAGCCCCCTGCAGAGCCGGTGTGCCCTCCCCAGGGATGGGTGCCTccttccagcccccccccccctgcagAGCCAGTTTGCCCTCCCCAGGGTCGGGCCCCTCCCGCCAGCCCCCCGCAGAGCCAGCCTGCCCTCCCCAGGGACGAGCCCCTCCCGGCAGCCCCCCACAGAGACAGTCTGCCCTCCCCATGGATGggctcctccctccagctccccacAGAGCCGGTCTGCCCTCCCCAGGGATGTGTGCCTCCTTCCAGCCCCCCCGCAGAGCTGTCTGCCCTCCCCAGGGACGGGCCCCTCCCGCCAGCCCCCCGCAGAGCCAGCCTGCCCTCCTGAGGGATGGGATCCTCCTGCCAGCCCCCCACAGAGGAACTAGTCTgtccttccctcagagacaggccAGGGCACCTCGCACCATCAGTACGTGCAGACTTTTTCCCACTGATCTGTGCTGgtgcagcaggggcagagctggtcaTGCAGCCTGCTCATGTGAGAGGCTGAGTCCCCTGGGTCTCCTGCTCTGCCCGGGCCCCAcccaccagcccctctccccaggggtgggcccctcccaccagcccccctgctgcagtgcccgcctcccctccccagggatgggcccctcccaccagcccccctgctgcagtgcccgcctcccctccccagggatggGCCCCTCCCACCAGCTCCCCGCAGAGCCCACCTGCCCTCCCCAGGGACGGGCTGGGCGAGAACTGCAGCCCGGCAGATTTTGTTCCCCTGCAGGACAATGGCGTCTAGGGCCCCATGCCCCCAGTTGCCGGGAATGGAAGAGCCGTTCCCACTCCACTAAGTAGTTTCTCTTCCCCCTTGTAACCATGTCCTGGAGCTTCCCCCAGTAAACGAGCCTCACTGATGGGCCGGGAGGGGTTAGGTGAGCATTCAGGGCATGggacctcccagagctggagctcTGACATAGGCCTTCGCCCTGCGGGGCAGGAATCCCGAGCTGGGACACTGTGCAATAGCTGTTGGTTTAAGCCATTTGTGCTGGAGGAGACAGGAGCCCCTGCAGATGAGTGTGTCAGGGCACACTCCGCCAGGCATGTGCTATGGGGCCTCTGGACGTCTtgccactccaccccagcccctgcagggTGGCAGCATTCAAGGGTGCAGGCTGTAGACACAGAGCCCTTAGTATTGGATCCAGGGAGGTTGCCACCAGGTCCCTGGCTGGCTCTGCACCCGACATGGACCCGTGGTTCCTAACGTGAGCGCCCATGGGAGAGGCTGAGGCAGCATAGAGTTTCTTCAGCTTGAGGGGGGGGAGGTCCTGCTGTGAGGCCCACTCCAAGTCTACCTCAGGGACAGGGAAGGACACAGCAGGGGCTAGGGTCTCTCGCAGAAAACCCAGGGGCCTTAGTTCTCACTCTCCCAGCACTGTCAGGGTGGTGTCATTTCCCAGTGCACCCTTACACTGCCTGCCCTTGGTGCCGGATCTGCACACCCTGGCACATTGCTCACCCGGCTCCCAGTcagagctgctccccaggcttGTTTACCATCGAGCTCCTGTCCCACCTCTCCAACGCCATGGACCTGTTTCCTCTTCGTTGCGATCTGCATGTCAAATAGAGTCTGTGATTGAGCCTCTGTTGAAACCGAAGGCGCCGGCTGTGCGTGGAAGTGGAGAGATATTTTAGCACTGaatagaatatttttaaaattaaactatttgAAATACAGTGTGTGAATTTCTCTGCAGCAACCTGGAGAGGGCCAGATCCCCACCATTCTCTCCATGGACCTCTGTGAGGGCAGAAGTAACAGGACACAGGGACAGCATCTTGCCTGGGAAGGGGTGTCAGGGGCTGCTGTGTTCACGTCTTCGAGTGGATGCAGCTGCGTATTCCACTTAGTGTGTGTGCCCTGTGTGCCGGAGCAGAAGGATTTTCCCAGCAGTGCCCCTAGAGGGGCAGGGCTCACGCTGTGTGGCCATAGCCCCTTCTCTGGCTGTATAAGGCGGTACTGCCTTGACCCCTCCGTACAGTTTTTTCTTACCACTCATGGCTGGGGTTGCAGCACTCTGTGTGTTTTACCTCTCCCTCTACTTAGTGATGTTTCAAGTTGTATGTATGCGGTTCATTAGGACCGTAGTACAGTGTGTGTTAAGTTACTGTCAGCTGTAGGTTGTGTTTTCCTGGGATGCCCCCATCAGCATTTAAACATTGTCCATGGAACACGGGGCATCCCCACTAACAATCCCCACACACGGTGCTGCTTGTGTCCAGGCATAGCCCATATCAAGGTGCGCTGTTCCATTTGCACTTCGTTCGCTACCCAGACTCAGGTGGCGAGGGATCTTCGTCTGAAGCAGCACCTGCTCCAACAGGCAGGAAGATTTACACCTCCTCTTCCTTGCAGATGCAGATTGCTaaccagcagccactgctgcccAAGAACGACTTTGCTACCTGGACAGTTGTGTCTAAATTTGCAGACCAGCTGCCTGAGGCCTCGAGGGAGGAATTTCAGGCATTGGTCACCAAAGGCTGTTTGGGGGCTAAGGCTTCTTTGCAGTCCACAGTGAACATTGCGATAATTCAGCCAGAGTGAAGGCACCTGCAGTGCCCATGAGGCGGTGTTCTTGGCTGCAGAATTCTGGCTTTGCTCCTGCTGTCCAGCAGGCCACTGAGGATTTGCCCTTCGATGGGCAAGAGCTGTTTCGGATAAGATGGATGAGACTCTCCACTCTTTCAAGGACTCTAGGCTGCCCTACGGCCCTTGGGGGTGTAAGCGCTGGTGGTGCAGAGGCCATTACAGCATTCAATGGCAACAACAGCAGTATTGTCCACAGCTCATCTTTAGGCAGCTTTTTGCTCCCGCAAGGCAGGACTGCTCCAGAAAGGGCTTAGGCCCCACAGGAATAAGCAGTTGGGTTCAGGATTCAGCCAGTTCACATGCCATCCCCAGCACCCAAGCACCCATTTTGACTCCTTGGTCCAGAGAAGTGTTCCAGCTATTggtctccctcccctcctgctcccccatccacctctCTGTGGATGGGCTGACTCGCTTTTACAATGCTTGGGGCTCGATCACTACTGACAGCTGGTCCTACGCACCATCTGATCGGGAAGTGCCACCCAGTTCCTCTccatcttcagggacccctctcacaagataCTGCTCCTTGAGCAGGTGCGCTCTCTGATGGCATTGGGAGCAGTCGAGGAGGCTCCGCCAGAGCACCAGAGTCAGGGTTTCTACTGGTAGTTTCTGTggcccaaatccaagggaggggTAAGGCCCATTCTTGACCTCTGCGGCCTCAACAAATATATCAGGTACACGAGGTTGCAAATGGTCTCTCTAGTGCCTATCCTCCCCACGTTGTATCAAACTGGTTTGCTGCCCTGGACTGTCAGGACACCTGCTTTCATACGGCCATTTTGCCGAGCCACAGAAAATTTCTTTGGTTTGTTGTGTTAAGAGCATTTTAAGTCCACAGTGTTTCCCTTCAGCCCCTCTTCTGCCCCTTGGGTTTTTATCAAATGCGTGGTCATCATCACGACATAGCTCCAGAAGAATGGGATCCACGGTTTCCCATAGCTGGATGACTGGTTGCTGAGGGGCAGATCCAGAGAAGAAATCCTTTCTCATGTGGACACCACACTGCGCTTGCTTGACCATCTAGGTCTTATCCTGAAGTCCATCTTGGTTCCCGCCCAGAAAATAGAGTTCCTTGAAGCACTAATAGACTCTACATGTTCAGTAGTGTTTCTGCTAACTGTCTGTTTTCAGGTGATTTGCCACCTCTGTCTCACTACAGCCTCAGCCTTCCTCGAGAGGTCGGATGTGCCTGAGGCATGCAGGTGGTCTGGTTTGCAAAGCTGTGTCTTCACCCCTTTCCAGTGTGGCTCAGGGCAATTTACTGGACTCTTCACTCCTTACACAGATTGGTGTGTCTCCCTCTCCTGGGCCTGGACTCCTTGCAATGGTGGATGCTTCTCAGGAATGTTTATCAGGACATTCCCTTTGTCCAGCCCTTGCCAACCAGGTCTGTTGTCACTGAAACCCCCCGGTGGGCTGAGGGGCACAGGTGGGGTTGCTGAAAGTCCAAGGTgtgtggttggagcaggagaccTCTCTGCATATCAATGTGCTAGAGCTTTGGAGCAATGCTTGTCATGCTTTTTGGGACCGTATCAGGGGCTCAGTTGTTCACATACTTACCGACAATACCACCGCAATGTAGTATGTGAAATTGAGGTGGcagatttgtataatttttgatgGTGCCCCGAACAGGTCCAAGTCCGGCCCCCCACACACTCACACGCCTGCttaaggctctgggagagagtttgggtgtggactctgggctggggaaaggggttggggtgcagaaggaggtgcagggggcaggctctggaagggagtttgggtgcgggctctgggctggggcaggaggttgaggtgcagggagcaggctctgagggagtttgggtgcaggggacaggctggggcagggggttggggtgcaggagggagtgtggggggcaggctctgggagggagttaggctgtgggctctgggctggggcatggggttggggcacggggttggggcacagggttgggggacggggtgggctctgggagggaatttgggtgcagggtctgggctgcggaagggagttggggtgtgggagagggtgagagtGGAGTagttacctcgggcagctcctgaAATTGACCTGCatccccctctggcagcagctcctaggtgaggggctggaggggtctccatgcgctgctgcctgcaggcatcacccacacagctcccattggccagagttGGCAGAGTCGGCACTcggggcagggacagcatgcaGAGACACAGCCTTTCCTCCCcccggggctgcagggatgtgccagctgcttccgaAAGCAAGGTGGGCAGGAAGCCACCTTAGCCCTGTTGCACTGCCGGTGGTGGTGGCTGGG
This genomic stretch from Gopherus flavomarginatus isolate rGopFla2 chromosome 19, rGopFla2.mat.asm, whole genome shotgun sequence harbors:
- the BCL7B gene encoding B-cell CLL/lymphoma 7 protein family member B, with the translated sequence MSGRSVRAETRSRAKDDIKKVMAAIERVRKWEKKWVTVGDTSLRIFKWVPVADSKEKEKSKTSSSTAREPNGFPVDSSANSSLLLEFQDETSNQSSLSDVYQLKVDSSPNSSLSPQQSESMSPAHTSDFRTDDSQPPTLGQEILEEPCLPPSEVADEPPTLTKEEPVPLETQETEEEDSGAPPLKRFCADQNSVCHTASES